A region from the Geobacillus vulcani PSS1 genome encodes:
- a CDS encoding sensor histidine kinase, with protein sequence MNKKVLPFSLILISIFVICYFLLKMYNEHVSPQRYFPIFIGMIFLLAGIYSYVQKPNSIVIQYFLALMFISGMALALSIPSSENIKPARELEVVFISFAPYILLKFFEHFPSSAKPNFFRQVRILTLYTAIFITISYLFIGIHHRVIISTIIRPCIVANIILALLGCVVLFYLHLRSNSNKIKNQIYLLIGSIIISFAPVVILNLIPNAFFSLPGAPFHYSLGSIVMFPLTLSYLLTRQEIIDFREILEKMMVRLFMIGCCLAIFNLLLSLFYDIHFKLGILINTLLICLFIVYDLIDKGLEPLQMRKWHGKQEEIQKEKLAILQELLNGKHLEYCAKLIADLIHKTIDVSGVCIVWKHDHSPTVLHKTGMFRHFHDSELLSYACQSSHFYKMTMNEKSVFFYPMNIDDALIGWMMIGEKTNATVFDKEEQKLMKKIQMDAIELFASSKTLQQIENQLKKTIEESWMSEQSHWLLLHEHEEEKRKLSIFLHDEVLQHLILLLNKLEWLIQKKNIDKRLFDDIKGLLQRDIFEVREMCHELYPVMVEDLGLKQSLSSLRRTCEMNYNVIVEVNYIANLKIIPPFLSIQAFRIIKELVYNAIKHSSSRKIVVTVEETQQFLSIQVKDYGVGFKVPDHLLELSQTNHLGLITIQKRVHQLKGTLTIHSELGAGTCISVSLPITVEEGGVNENQNIISR encoded by the coding sequence ATGAATAAAAAAGTTCTTCCTTTTAGCCTAATCCTTATTTCCATTTTCGTTATTTGTTATTTTTTACTAAAAATGTACAATGAACATGTTTCGCCGCAACGTTATTTTCCAATATTTATAGGAATGATCTTTTTATTGGCTGGCATTTACAGTTATGTGCAAAAACCTAATTCGATTGTCATTCAGTATTTTTTGGCTCTTATGTTTATTAGTGGAATGGCCCTCGCCCTGTCAATCCCTTCCAGCGAAAATATAAAGCCAGCAAGAGAATTGGAGGTCGTTTTTATTTCATTTGCTCCTTACATCCTTTTAAAATTTTTTGAGCATTTTCCTTCGTCTGCAAAACCGAACTTTTTTCGCCAAGTGCGCATTCTCACGTTATATACGGCCATCTTTATAACGATCAGTTATCTATTCATTGGTATTCATCATCGTGTCATCATTAGCACAATCATTCGTCCATGTATTGTAGCCAATATTATTCTAGCACTGCTAGGTTGCGTAGTCCTATTTTATTTACACCTTCGTTCCAATTCGAATAAGATAAAAAATCAAATATATCTTTTAATTGGCAGCATCATTATATCGTTTGCGCCCGTTGTTATTCTTAACTTGATTCCAAATGCGTTTTTTTCCCTGCCCGGCGCTCCTTTTCATTATAGCCTTGGCAGTATAGTCATGTTTCCACTGACGTTGTCATATTTGTTAACCCGGCAGGAAATTATCGATTTTCGCGAAATATTAGAGAAAATGATGGTCCGTCTATTCATGATTGGTTGTTGTTTAGCAATATTTAATCTATTATTGTCGCTATTTTACGATATACACTTTAAGCTCGGCATCTTAATCAACACATTGCTCATTTGCCTTTTTATTGTCTATGATCTAATCGACAAAGGGCTCGAACCGCTGCAAATGAGGAAATGGCATGGAAAACAAGAGGAAATTCAAAAAGAAAAACTCGCCATTCTTCAAGAGTTGCTAAACGGAAAACATTTAGAATATTGTGCTAAGCTCATTGCTGATTTAATACACAAAACGATCGATGTGAGTGGAGTATGCATCGTGTGGAAACATGATCACAGCCCTACTGTATTGCATAAAACAGGAATGTTCCGTCATTTTCACGATAGTGAATTATTATCTTATGCTTGTCAAAGCAGCCATTTTTACAAAATGACTATGAATGAAAAGAGCGTCTTTTTCTATCCTATGAATATAGACGATGCATTAATCGGCTGGATGATGATTGGAGAAAAAACAAACGCGACGGTTTTTGACAAAGAAGAACAAAAACTAATGAAAAAAATCCAAATGGACGCCATAGAATTATTCGCCAGCTCAAAAACGTTACAACAGATTGAGAACCAACTAAAGAAAACAATAGAAGAATCATGGATGTCCGAGCAATCCCACTGGCTCCTTCTTCATGAACATGAAGAAGAAAAAAGGAAACTGTCAATTTTCCTCCATGACGAGGTACTGCAACACTTAATTCTTCTTCTCAATAAGCTTGAATGGCTTATTCAAAAGAAAAATATAGATAAAAGATTGTTCGATGACATTAAAGGGCTACTTCAACGTGATATTTTTGAAGTCAGAGAGATGTGCCATGAGCTGTATCCTGTTATGGTGGAGGATTTAGGGCTTAAACAAAGCCTCTCTTCATTAAGGCGAACATGCGAGATGAACTATAACGTGATTGTTGAAGTCAATTATATTGCGAACCTAAAAATCATTCCGCCGTTTCTCTCAATCCAAGCATTTCGGATCATTAAAGAATTAGTTTATAACGCCATCAAACATTCTTCGTCAAGAAAGATTGTTGTAACTGTTGAAGAAACACAACAGTTTCTAAGTATACAAGTCAAAGATTACGGCGTCGGATTTAAGGTGCCGGATCATTTATTAGAATTATCACAGACAAATCACTTAGGTTTAATTACAATTCAAAAACGGGTTCATCAGTTAAAAGGTACACTGACAATACATTCAGAGCTGGGGGCTGGAACTTGCATTTCCGTTTCTTTGCCAATTACAGTTGAAGAAGGTGGGGTCAATGAAAATCAAAATATTATTAGTAGATGA
- a CDS encoding polyprenyl synthetase family protein → MNRIEKSTIRAFLQNHLLTSCMLEKEIIQYIFHLLHGKGKILSTNETHFSWGEFYAQVSTFHLKDDTCIQSIISHAAAIELLILATDIFDEISDHDQSDQVVSQLTTGEAVTIANALMMEAFRLILHNSKEDIQEKLSIIISELQNACNGQWKDLHFIISECIPTEEDYFSIIKQKSSSLVKLVCELSDMPNRHIWETIAMDIGIAGQLKNDARDIMSDDKSDLTNKKATLPFIKAIEYSSKKDNGWLVRKLGQLKEANNNSQLIKEIRNYIQKTGAIDYCLILSKIYMDKAFRQIATHFPDKQIQIARLKRYLES, encoded by the coding sequence ATGAACAGGATTGAAAAAAGCACTATCAGAGCTTTTTTACAAAATCACTTGTTGACTAGCTGTATGCTAGAAAAAGAAATCATTCAATATATTTTTCATCTGCTGCACGGCAAGGGGAAAATATTGAGCACTAATGAAACACATTTTTCCTGGGGGGAATTTTATGCGCAAGTATCCACCTTCCATTTAAAAGACGACACTTGTATACAGTCTATTATTAGTCATGCTGCTGCTATTGAACTTCTCATTCTAGCAACAGACATTTTTGATGAAATTTCCGACCATGACCAAAGTGATCAAGTTGTAAGTCAGTTAACAACTGGGGAAGCAGTTACGATCGCTAACGCGCTTATGATGGAAGCGTTTCGGCTTATTCTTCATAATTCTAAAGAAGATATACAAGAAAAACTTTCGATTATTATTTCTGAACTACAAAATGCTTGCAATGGACAATGGAAAGACTTACATTTTATTATTTCTGAATGTATTCCGACAGAAGAAGACTATTTTTCGATTATTAAACAAAAATCATCCTCATTAGTCAAATTAGTTTGTGAACTCAGTGATATGCCCAATAGACATATATGGGAAACGATCGCAATGGATATCGGTATCGCTGGCCAATTGAAAAATGATGCTCGGGATATTATGTCAGACGACAAAAGCGATCTCACTAATAAAAAAGCGACACTCCCGTTCATTAAAGCCATCGAATATAGCTCTAAAAAAGATAATGGATGGTTAGTAAGGAAGCTTGGCCAGCTAAAAGAAGCTAATAATAATTCTCAATTAATTAAGGAGATTAGAAACTACATTCAAAAAACAGGGGCGATCGACTACTGCTTGATTCTCTCGAAAATTTATATGGATAAGGCGTTTCGTCAAATAGCTACTCATTTTCCCGACAAGCAGATTCAAATAGCCCGCTTAAAAAGATATTTAGAAAGTTAG
- a CDS encoding response regulator transcription factor — MKIKILLVDDHLLVMHGIQQLLENEIDLEVVNTVCDPALLETEIKKHNPNVIVMDIRMKNDNGIEWTRKIAKTYPTCKVVILSGYGYDEYIQAAYEAGAYAFVTKENSVFELANAIRQTYLGVKSFPIDRLDRYNCPLTKTEWNILQLISEDKTNAEISELLHISRRTVEHHVSSILRKLEADSRVGAVVKAIKLGLIG, encoded by the coding sequence ATGAAAATCAAAATATTATTAGTAGATGACCATTTGTTGGTCATGCATGGAATTCAACAATTGTTAGAAAATGAAATCGATTTGGAGGTCGTCAATACCGTTTGTGATCCCGCACTTTTAGAGACAGAAATCAAAAAACATAACCCCAATGTCATTGTCATGGATATAAGGATGAAAAATGATAATGGGATTGAATGGACGAGAAAAATTGCCAAAACATATCCTACCTGCAAAGTCGTGATTTTATCGGGATATGGTTATGACGAATACATTCAAGCCGCCTATGAAGCTGGCGCTTATGCCTTCGTCACTAAGGAAAATTCGGTCTTTGAATTAGCCAATGCCATTCGGCAAACTTATCTAGGGGTTAAATCGTTCCCAATTGATCGATTGGACCGCTACAACTGTCCTCTTACAAAAACTGAATGGAACATTCTCCAACTCATTTCCGAAGATAAGACAAATGCGGAAATTAGCGAATTGCTGCATATCAGCCGCAGAACGGTGGAACATCATGTGTCTTCCATTTTGCGAAAGCTCGAGGCTGATTCGCGGGTCGGAGCGGTTGTGAAGGCAATAAAGCTAGGATTGATTGGGTAG